The Leopardus geoffroyi isolate Oge1 chromosome C1, O.geoffroyi_Oge1_pat1.0, whole genome shotgun sequence sequence AGCCCTGCCACAGGAGCCCCCCTGGCTTTTGTGACCTCACAGGAGGGCTGTAGGTGACTGTTCTCTGCGGGGCTGAGGTCCGCAGAGCCTTCCCCCAGGGCAGGGGCAAACGGCCCCCTTCCAGGAGGGAGCCGGAAGATTAGGCAGCTCCATGTAAGTCCACATGTAGGTGAACAGAACCCACCATGAGGAAGGGCAAAAAGAAGAAGCCAGAGTCCAGACGCCGCGGCTCCACACCCCAGCACGCCAGCTCGGAGTCCACACCCCAGCACGCCAGCTCGGAGTCCACACCCCAGCACGCCAGCTCGGAGTCCACACCCCAGCACGCCAGCTCGGAGTCCACCGCTCGGCCCAGCCCTGGATCCACCCCGCAGCCCAGCTCTGGATCCATCCCCCAGCAGCCTGCACCCCAGGCTCTCCCAGCTCCAGAAAGCAGACCCTCAGCCCGGGCCCCTGCACCGGCCCTGGGCCGGTTGCCTCCGGACCCTACCGCGAAAGCACCCTCTCAATCCAGGAAATCAGGTGGGCACAGGGTCCCCCAGAGGCTGGCTCATTTCGGGTCTCGGCGTCGGTTGACACGTATCCTGGACCTGTGCTTGTGGGGTGTGCGGGTTTGGGGGTTTCGTGTTTACCCAAGAGACTAGGATTCCTGGATCTCGCCATTCCCCACCATCCTGAGTCTCAATGAAGAAGGCAGCCACGCGTACATGTCGACATTTGCCTTGGCTCTGCGACCATACTAGCTCAACAGGAGTCAGGAGTGCCGTGCggctgctcaaaaataaaaaccaaggatGTGTTAACAGACATATACGGTTTAGGACGAGGGAGGTGGTCATACTCCGCCCTCGTCGGACTATCCTTGTGTGCTGTAAAAGATGCTTCACAATCCAGTCCCAAAGAGATAGTGCAGGCTAatggggggtgagagggcagGGAAGCACGAACCATTTGACGTATGAGGTTTGGTTGAAGGCATCGGAGGAAATCTGTCAAGTGAATGTCGGGAGCACACTTGCTCCGTGTTGCCCTCCGACGTCTGACTAAGCGCCCAGGAGTAGGGTTGCTGAATACAATACAGGACACCCAGTAAAACTTGGATTTCGGACAGACAAATGATTTTTTAGTGTGTGTCCTAATATGGCATGGGcatcctgcatttttatttgctaaatctggcggCCTTCCCTGTGGAAGACACCGGAGACAGGCAGATTTCTGCTCAACACGAAGAAGACATTTCCGACGATTAGTTCTGTCTGAAAATGGAATGGCCGTCTAGGAAAAGTGGTCCCCCGTCTTCTTGGGTAGCCGGGGTCCGAATGAACCTTGGATTGTGTAGAGGGAATTTGAGCGGCGTTCAGGAGACGGGCTGGTTCATACTTTTGCTAATAGTGGTAATAACTAACTAACTCTCGCCACTGGGTATCAACGATGTACCCAGCATTCGGCTCAACTGCCTATGTTAACCTTCCCGTTTGACGGTCCTATAAAGGAGCTACTGTTATCATCGTCTCccttttatagatggggaaactgaggctcaaagaaatcAAACCACACACTCTCAAGCAAGCAGTAGTAGCGGGGAGAGGGCAGCCTCCATCTACTCTGATTCCAATACCCTTGCTCGTCACTGTGACATTGATTGACCGTCTGGTCCCAAGAGTCCGGTGGTTTCCCCAGGAGGAAGAACACCCTTCTCTGGGATTCTGTTGAATTCACCGTGAGCCAGTGCCGGTGGCTCTATGGTCCTGAGCAGGCCACGCTCTCTGGGCTGCAGCTTATTCCTCTGTGACGGTgtggatacaaaaaaaaaaaaaagaaaatgtggggtTTAGTGAGAGAGCCAGATCCAACATACCACTGTGACAACGATCCTATTTCCATGGCTAAGAATCAATTCATTTTTAACATGTAGAAATAGTTATAAGTGTGATATATCATGTGTATTGTGATCATCAACCACGGACATAAACATTTCTGGA is a genomic window containing:
- the SPATA3 gene encoding spermatogenesis-associated protein 3 isoform X1, which translates into the protein MRKGKKKKPESRRRGSTPQHASSESTPQHASSESTPQHASSESTPQHASSESTARPSPGSTPQPSSGSIPQQPAPQALPAPESRPSARAPAPALGRLPPDPTAKAPSQSRKSGSLTRAGPRAFCSCSACPGSSACWRRLGLCHSRIFDVLLPLPWPTMPGRGFPSLLTFYREPARKHSTHRNSRAPSSRACRCGSGSPGGCLLHH
- the SPATA3 gene encoding spermatogenesis-associated protein 3 isoform X2, translated to MRKGKKKKPESRRRGSTPQHASSESTPQHASSESTPQHASSESTPQHASSESTARPSPGSTPQPSSGSIPQQPAPQALPAPESRPSARAPAPALGRLPPDPTAKAPSQSRKSGSLTRAGPRAFCSCSACPGSSACWRRLGLCHSRIFDVLLPLPWPTMPGRGFPSLLTFYRFWSAWGAGPSGHTVPGVRLCPGP